Proteins found in one Coffea eugenioides isolate CCC68of chromosome 5, Ceug_1.0, whole genome shotgun sequence genomic segment:
- the LOC113770753 gene encoding WD repeat-containing protein 44, with protein sequence MSKAGEEEEEDERFHDSLDRLLSSTNTSCSCSPSSSESEDPNPFSNPGSPNYVADGLSDPVRVVPKFPMGLSNNYDVWISQPSSVQERRLRLLSQMGLSRDPSLVRHRPTSSAVFDSGGLQDLFGRSMLSDHLNHRNPGEGFSKTLSNSYINDDHKIGCDDDNGDHNNKRNVSGFVRSKSDGEYKSSNILSVDSGSSPSVMANGPGSDGTIIVNNNHRNSQSHSVVLIVDNLGNGLSNKPPKGKIRTDCTRNGSCTSLPGLGNGEVEEGLDCSRMVRVDDPDNPVCTIRNLDTGKEFVVNEVREDGTWNKLKEVGTGRQLTMEEFEMSVGTSPIVQELMRRQNVENGNRDAGDCNVDGNSGSGSRFKKKGSWLKSIRNVASSVTGHKERRSSDERDTSSDKGGRRSSSATDDSQDASFHGPERVRVRQYGKSHKELTVLYKSQEIQAHNGSIWTIKFSLDGKYLASAGEDCIIHVWQVIESERKGDLLFDKPEDGNLNLLFLTNGSPEPTLLSPSLDGHSDKRRRGRSSISRKSVSLEHALVPETIFALSEKPFCSFQGHLDDVLDLSWSKSQLLLSSSMDKTVRLWHLSSNSCLKIFSHSDYVTCIHFNPVDDRYFISGSLDAKVRIWSIPERKVVDWNDLHEMVTAACYTPDGQGALVGSYKGSCHLYNTSDNKLQQRSQMNLQIKKKKSHQKKITGFQFSPGSTSEVLVTSADSRIRVIDGDDLIHKFKGFRNTNSQISASLTANGKYVVCASEDSHVYVWRHEDDSRPSRSKGVTVTRSYEHFHCQDVSVAIPWPGMCETWAFRDTTSREQSGPIDRPDEVLTANHPPTPVEEANDSDHSPPASGCSSSPLNGTISSASNSYFFDRISATWPEEKLTLATKNCSPRVSVDFSNGLNHNRSAWGMVIVTAGLRGEIRTFQNFGLPVRI encoded by the exons ATGAGCAAAGccggagaagaagaagaagaggacgAGCGTTTCCACGACTCATTGGACCGGCTCCTCTCCTCGACCAACACCTCCTGTTCTTGTTCTCCTTCTTCTTCCGAATCCGAGGATCCAAACCCTTTTTCAAACCCGGGTTCTCCTAATTATGTAGCCGACGGCTTGTCTGACCCTGTCCGCGTCGTCCCTAAATTTCCGATGGGCCTCTCGAATAATTACGATGTTTGGATCTCTCAGCCCTCCTCCGTTCAAGAACGCCGTCTCCGTCTCCTCAGCCAGATGGGTCTCAGCCGTGATCCCTCCCTCGTGCGCCACAGACCGACGTCCTCCGCCGTCTTTGACAGCGGTGGCTTACAGGATTTATTCGGCAGATCGATGTTGTCGGATCACTTGAATCATAGGAACCCTGGTGAGGGTTTTTCTAAAACTCTATCAAATAGTTATATTAACGATGATCATAAAATTGGTTGTGACGATGATAACGGTGATCATAACAATAAGAGGAATGTTTCTGGGTTTGTCCGATCAAAATCGGACGGTGAGTATAAGAGTTCAAATATTCTTTCGGTTGATTCTGGTTCTTCGCCATCAGTAATGGCCAATGGGCCTGGGAGTGATGGTACTATAATTGTAAATAACAATCATAGAAATAGTCAAAGTCACAGTGTTGTTCTTATTGTTGATAATTTGGGTAATGGTTTGTCGAATAAGCCTCCTAAGGGAAAGATTAGAACGGATTGCACAAGGAATGGGAGTTGTACTTCGTTGCCCGGGTTGGGAAATGGGGAGGTGGAGGAGGGTTTGGATTGTAGTAGGATGGTTAGGGTTGATGATCCAGATAATCCAGTTTGTACAATACGGAATCTTGACACTGGAAAGGAGTTTGTGGTGAATGAGGTGAGGGAAGATGGGACGTGGAACAAGCTTAAGGAAGTGGGAACAGGGAGGCAGTTGACTATGGAGGAGTTTGAGATGTCTGTTGGGACTTCGCCGATTGTTCAAGAATTGATGAGGAGGCAGAATGTGGAGAATGGGAATAGGGATGCTGGGGATTGTAATGTGGACGGGAACAGTGGGAGTGGATCCAGGTTTAAAAAGAAGGGAAGTTGGTTGAAGAGTATCAGAAATGTTGCTAGTTCTGTTACAGGTCACAAGGAGAGGCGTAGTAGCGATGAGAGGGATACATCATCTGACAAGGGTGGGAGGAGGTCGAGTTCTGCTACTGATGATAGCCAGGATGCTTCCTTTCATGGGCCGGAAAGAGTTCGGGTTAGACAATATGGGAAGTCTCATAAAGAACTTACTGTGCTTTACAAGAGCCAAGAGATACAGGCACACAATGGATCGATTTGGACTATTAAATTTAGTTTGGATGGAAAGTATCTTGCAAGTGCTGGAGAGGACTGCATCATTCATGTATGGCAGGTTATTGAATCAGAGAGGAAGGGTGATTTGTTGTTTGACAAACCTGAAGATGGAAATCTGAATCTTCTATTTTTAACCAATGGATCCCCTGAGCCAACTTTGCTGTCACCGAGTTTGGATGGTCATTCAGATAAGAGGAGAAGAGGAAGGTCGTCTATAAGCCGAAAATCAGTGAGTTTGGAACATGCTTTGGTCCCAGAGACAATTTTTGCCCTTTCAGAGAAACCCTTTTGTTCATTCCAAGGGCATCTGGATGATGTGCTTGACCTGTCATGGTCCAAGTCCCAG CTTTTGCTATCATCCTCAATGGATAAAACAGTTCGACTCTGGCACTTGTCTAGCAACTCTTGTCTGAAGATATTCTCACACAGTGACTATG TTACCTGCATCCACTTTAACCCTGTTGATGATAGATACTTCATCAGTGGATCCCTGGATGCTAAGGTGCGCATATGGAGTATTCCTGAGCGCAAAGTTGTTGATTGGAATGATTTGCATGAGATGGTCACTGCTGCCTGCTATACACCAGATGGTCAG GGTGCATTGGTTGGTTCATACAAAGGGAGCTGTCACTTGTACAACACTTCTG ATAATAAATTGCAGCAAAGGAGTCAAATGAATCTGCAAATTAAGAAGAAGAAATCTCATCAGAAGAAAATTACTGGTTTCCAG TTTTCTCCAGGAAGTACATCAGAAGTGCTTGTAACATCTGCAGATTCAAGGATTCGGGTTATAGATGGAGATGATTTGATTCACAAATTCAAAG GATTTCGCAACACCAATAGCCAAATCTCTGCCTCTCTTACAGCTAATGGGAAGTATGTCGTTTGTGCCAGTGAGGATTCTCATGTTTATGTTTGGAGACATGAAGATGATTCTCGGCCAAGCAGAAGTAAGGGTGTCACTGTAACACGGTCTTATGAACATTTTCACTGCCAAGATGTATCAGTGGCTATTCCTTGGCCTGGGATGTGCGAGACATGGGCATTTCGGGATACCACTTCTAGAGAACAGAGTGGTCCAATTGATCGCCCAGATGAGGTTTTGACAGCTAACCACCCTCCtacaccagttgaagaggctaaTGATAGTGATCATTCCCCACCGGCATCTGGATGCAGTAGTAGTCCACTGAATGGGACAATATCCAGTGCCTCCAATAGCTACTTCTTTGATAGAATCTCAGCAACATGGCCTGAGGAAAAACTTACTTTAGCTACTAAGAATTGCAGCCCTCGCGTTAGTGTGGACTTCTCCAATGGGTTAAACCACAATAGGTCGGCATGGGGTATGGTGATTGTCACTGCAGGCCTTCGAGGGGAAATCAGGACTTTCCAAAACTTTGGATTGCCAGTGCGGATATAG
- the LOC113770750 gene encoding lanC-like protein GCR2, which yields MADRFLPNEMPDYLPESSVEIESASDRAKGSLEKLLHLPCKTLFERLKNDALDLKKTVVKETWGARGKRVTDYTLYTGTLGTAFLLFKAYQITKDKKDLLLSSEIIKACDSAASGSGRVTFICGQAGVYALGAVVAKHSGDDRLSGYFLTKFREIKLPKELPNELLYGRAGFLWASTFLNKNLGKDTVSSTEMRAVVDEIIKSGRKLAKGRCPLMYEWHGKKYWGAAHGLAGIMYILMDMELKPDEIEDVRGTLRYMIKNRFPSGNYPSSEGSETDRLVHWCHGAPGIALTLTKAAEVFSSKEFLQGAVDAGEVVWNRGLLKRVGLCHGISGNTYVFLSLYRMTGRVEYLYRAKAFASFLHDRAKTLISEGIMHGGDRPYSLFEGIGGMAYLFLDIAEPSAARFPAYEL from the exons ATGGCCGACCGTTTCTTACCAAATGAAATGCCAGACTACCTCCCAGAATCTTCTGTGGAAATAGAATCAGCTTCTGACAGAGCCAAGGGGTCGCTCGAAAAGCTTCTCCATCTTCCCTGCAAAACCCTCTTTGAAAGGCTCAAGAACGACGCTTTGGATCTCAAAAAAACA GTGGTGAAGGAGACATGGGGAGCTAGAGGAAAACGTGTTACTGACTACACACTTTACACAGGCACTCTGGGAACTGCTTTTCTGTTGTTTAAAGCTTACCAGATTACCAAAGACAAGAAAGATCTTCTTCTTTCCTCTGAGATCATTAAAGCTTGTGATTCTGCTGCTAGTGGCTCAGG GCGTGTAACATTCATATGTGGGCAAGCTGGTGTTTATGCTCTTGGTGCTGTTGTGGCAAAGCACAGTGGTGATGATCGGCTGTCTGGGTACTTTTTAACTAAATTCAGGGAG ATTAAGCTTCCCAAAGAGCTTCCAAATGAACTATTGTATGGAAGAGCTGGGTTCTTGTGGGCATCCACATTTCTGAATAAAAACCTTGGTAAAGATACTGTATCTTCCACTGAAATG AGAGCAGTTGTTGACGAAATCATCAAGTCTGGTAGAAAATTGGCTAAAGGAAGATGTCCTTTGATGTATGAATGGCATGGGAAAAAATATTGGGGAGCTGCACATGGACTAGCTGGAATAATGTATATATTGATGGACATGGAGCTGAAGCCAGATGAGATCGAAGATGTCAGGGGCACCCTACGGTACATGATCAAGAATCGATTTCCCAGTGGAAATTACCCTTCCAGTGAGGGCAGTGAAACTGACCGTCTTGTACACTGGTGCCATGGTGCTCCTGGAATTGCTCTAACTCTCACTAAAGCAGCCGAG GTATTCAGCAGCAAGGAGTTTCTACAAGGTGCTGTTGATGCTGGGGAGGTGGTATGGAATCGTGGTCTACTCAAACGAGTGGGTCTGTGTCATGGCATCAGCGGGAATACTTATGTTTTTCTTTCACTCTATAGGATGACGGGTAGAGTGGAGTACTTGTACAGGGCCAAGGCATTTGCCAGCTTTCTGCATGATAGAGCTAAAACTCTTATTTCAGAAGGTATTATGCATGGAGGTGATCGGCCATACTCATTATTTGAAGGCATTGGAGGAATGGCTTATCTGTTTCTTGACATTGCTGAACCTTCTGCTGCTAGGTTTCCTGCTTATGAACTCTAG
- the LOC113769913 gene encoding protochlorophyllide reductase, chloroplastic-like, with translation MALQAAALLPSTFSFSKEGKVGASLKDSSLFGKSLSDQIKSDISSSSLKIKRAVRAEAVITATPAVNRATAEGKKTLRKGTVVITGASSGLGLATAKALAETGKWHIIMACRDFLKAERAAKSVGMTKENYTIMHLDLGSLDSVRQFADTFRRSGRSLDVLVCNAAVYLPTAKEPTFTAEGFELSVGVNHLGHFLLARSLLDDMNQSDYPSKRLIIVGSITGNTNTLAGNVPPKASLGDLRGLAGGLNGLNTASMIDGGDFDGAKAYKDSKVCNMLTMQEFHRRYHEDTGITFASLYPGCIATTGLFREHIPLFRFLFPPFQKYVTKGFVSEEEAGKRLAQVVSDPSLTKSGVYWSWNKDSASFENQLSQEASDVEKARKMWEISEKLVGLA, from the exons ATGGCTCTTCAGGCTGCTGCTCTCCTCCCTTCCACTTTCTCCTTCTCCAAAGAA GGAAAAGTTGGTGCATCACTAAAAGACTCTAGTCTATTTGGCAAATCATTGTCAGACCAAATCAAGTCTGACATCAGCTCCTCCTCATTGAAGATCAAG AGAGCCGTAAGAGCCGAGGCAGTCATTACAGCAACTCCGGCCGTCAACCGAGCAACAGCAGAAGGGAAAAAGACCTTAAGAAAGGGCACTGTTGTGATAACTGGAGCATCCTCCGGACTAGGTCTTGCAACAGCCAAAGCTCTGGCTGAAACTGGCAAATGGCACATAATCATGGCCTGCAGAGATTTTCTTAAGGCTGAGAGAGCTGCAAAGTCGGTTGGCATGACCAAGGAGAACTACACAATAATGCATTTGGATCTTGGCTCTCTGGACAGTGTTCGCCAATTTGCCGACACCTTCAGAAGATCTGGACGCTCTCTTGATGTCTTGGTCTGCAACGCTGCTGTGTACTTGCCAACTGCTAAAGAGCCTACTTTTACAGCTGAAGGATTTGAGTTGAGTGTTGGGGTTAACCACCTTGGACACTTCCTCCTTGCAAGATCGCTGCTTGATGACATGAACCAGTCTGACTACCCCTCAAAGAGACTCATTATTGTTGGCTCAATCACAG GGAATACTAATACATTGGCTGGAAATGTACCTCCAAAGGCCAGTCTTGGTGATTTGAGGGGTCTTGCTGGTGGTTTAAATGGGCTTAACACCGCATCCATGATTGATGGTGGAGACTTTGATGGTGCCAAGGCATACAAGGATAGCAAAGTGTGCAACATGCTTACTATGCAAGAGTTCCACCGCCGATACCACGAGGATACAGGCATCACCTTTGCTTCCCTTTACCCAGGCTGCATTGCAACCACAGGCCTATTCAGGGAGCACATCCCCTTGTTCAGGTTCCTCTTCCCTCCATTCCAAAAGTACGTCACAAAAGGATTCGTATCCGAAGAAGAAGCTGGCAAGAGACTTGCACAG GTTGTAAGCGATCCAAGTTTGACAAAATCAGGTGTCTACTGGAGCTGGAACAAGGACTCAGCTTCTTTCGAGAACCAATTGTCTCAAGAGGCCAGTGATGTCGAAAAAGCCCGCAAAATGTGGGAAATCAGTGAGAAACTTGTTGGTTTGGCTTAA